In Citrobacter sp. RHB25-C09, the following proteins share a genomic window:
- the prfB gene encoding peptide chain release factor 2 (programmed frameshift) — MFEINPVKNRIQDLTERSNVLRGYLDYDAKKERLEEVNAELEQPDVWNEPERAQALGKERSALEAIVDTLDQMAQGLEDVSGLLELAVEADDEETFNEAVAELDTLEEKLAQLEFRRMFSGEYDSADCYLDIQAGSGGTEAQDWASMLERMYLRWAEARGFKTEIIEESEGEVAGIKSVTIKISGEYAYGWLRTETGVHRLVRKSPFDSGGRRHTSFSSAFVYPEVDDDIDIDINPADLRIDVYRASGAGGQHVNRTESAVRITHIPTGTVTQCQNDRSQHKNKDQAMKQMKAKLYELEMQKKNAEKQAMEDNKSDIGWGSQIRSYVLDDSRIKDLRTGVETRNTQAVLDGSLDQFIEASLKAGL; from the exons ATGTTTGAAATTAATCCGGTAAAAAACCGCATTCAGGACCTCACGGAGCGCTCCAACGTTCTTAGGGGGTATCTT GACTATGATGCCAAGAAAGAGCGTCTGGAAGAAGTAAACGCCGAGCTGGAACAGCCGGATGTCTGGAACGAACCTGAACGCGCACAGGCGTTGGGCAAAGAGCGTTCCGCGCTTGAAGCGATTGTCGATACCCTCGACCAAATGGCTCAGGGGCTGGAAGATGTCTCTGGCCTGTTGGAACTGGCTGTAGAAGCCGACGACGAAGAAACTTTTAACGAAGCCGTAGCTGAACTTGATACGCTGGAAGAGAAACTGGCGCAGCTGGAATTCCGTCGAATGTTCTCCGGTGAGTATGACAGCGCGGACTGTTATCTCGATATCCAGGCCGGTTCCGGCGGTACTGAAGCGCAGGACTGGGCAAGCATGCTGGAACGTATGTATCTGCGTTGGGCTGAAGCGCGAGGCTTTAAGACCGAGATTATCGAAGAGTCTGAAGGTGAAGTCGCCGGGATTAAGTCGGTGACCATTAAGATTTCTGGCGAGTATGCCTACGGCTGGCTGCGTACCGAAACCGGCGTTCATCGTCTGGTGCGTAAGAGCCCGTTTGACTCCGGCGGCCGTCGCCACACCTCGTTCAGTTCTGCCTTTGTTTATCCGGAAGTTGATGACGATATTGATATCGATATCAACCCGGCAGATTTACGTATTGACGTTTACCGTGCTTCCGGTGCGGGTGGTCAGCACGTTAACCGTACTGAATCTGCGGTACGTATTACGCACATCCCGACTGGGACTGTAACACAGTGCCAGAACGACCGTTCTCAGCACAAGAACAAAGACCAGGCCATGAAGCAGATGAAAGCGAAGCTTTATGAACTGGAAATGCAGAAGAAAAATGCCGAGAAACAGGCGATGGAAGATAATAAATCCGACATCGGCTGGGGCAGCCAGATTCGTTCTTACGTCCTTGATGACTCCCGCATTAAAGACTTGCGTACCGGGGTTGAAACTCGCAATACGCAGGC
- the recJ gene encoding single-stranded-DNA-specific exonuclease RecJ: MRQKIQLRRREADETATLPAELPPLLRRLYASRGVKTAADLERGLKGMLHWKTLTGVEKAVEMLHDAFEKNLRIMVVGDFDADGATSTALSVLSLRAMGCSAVEYLVPNRFEDGYGLSPEVVDQAHARGAQMIMTVDNGISSHAGVDHAHALGISVLVTDHHLPGETLPNADAMVNPNLVDCPFPSKSLAGVGVAFYLMLVLCNHLKSKGWFEARGIVAPKIVEYLDLVALGTVADVVPLDANNRILIWQGLSRIRAGVCRPGIKALLEIANREPAKLVASDLGFALGPRLNAAGRLDDMSVGVALLLCDNIGEARMLANELDALNQTRKEIEQGMQVEALTLCEKLERSRDTLPGGLAMYHPEWHQGVVGILASRIKERFHRPVIAFAPAGEGILKGSGRSVQGLHMRDALERLDTLHPGLMIKFGGHAMAAGLSLEEAKFDLFQARFGELVTEWLDPSMLQGEVVSDGPLTPAEMTMEVAQLLRDAGPWGQMFPEPLFDGRFRLLQQRIVGERHLKVMVEPIGGGPLLDGIAFNVDTSVWPDNGVREVELAYRLDINEFRGNRSLQIIIDNIWPI; encoded by the coding sequence GTGAGACAAAAGATACAACTTCGTCGTCGTGAGGCCGACGAGACGGCGACATTGCCTGCCGAACTGCCTCCGCTGTTGCGCCGTCTGTATGCCAGTCGCGGCGTGAAAACGGCGGCGGATCTGGAGCGCGGCCTGAAAGGGATGCTGCACTGGAAAACGCTGACCGGGGTCGAAAAAGCCGTTGAGATGCTGCATGACGCGTTTGAGAAAAACCTGCGCATCATGGTGGTTGGCGATTTTGATGCCGATGGTGCCACCAGTACGGCATTAAGCGTGCTCTCCCTGCGGGCGATGGGCTGTAGCGCCGTCGAATATCTGGTTCCCAACCGTTTTGAAGACGGCTACGGATTAAGCCCGGAAGTGGTCGATCAGGCGCATGCGCGCGGCGCGCAAATGATCATGACCGTTGATAACGGCATCTCCTCCCACGCCGGGGTTGATCATGCTCATGCGCTTGGGATCAGCGTGTTGGTTACCGATCATCACCTGCCAGGCGAAACCCTACCCAATGCCGATGCAATGGTGAACCCCAACCTCGTCGATTGTCCGTTCCCGTCAAAATCGCTGGCGGGAGTCGGGGTCGCGTTCTATCTGATGCTGGTGCTGTGTAATCATCTCAAAAGCAAGGGCTGGTTTGAGGCGCGTGGCATTGTTGCGCCGAAGATTGTTGAGTATCTCGACCTCGTCGCACTGGGGACGGTGGCAGACGTTGTACCGCTAGACGCGAACAACCGTATCCTGATCTGGCAGGGTTTAAGCCGCATTCGCGCTGGCGTTTGCCGTCCGGGGATTAAGGCACTGCTGGAAATCGCTAACCGCGAACCGGCAAAACTGGTGGCAAGCGATCTCGGGTTCGCGCTGGGCCCGCGCCTTAATGCTGCGGGTCGTCTGGACGATATGTCCGTCGGCGTAGCGCTGCTGCTGTGCGATAACATCGGCGAAGCACGTATGCTGGCAAACGAACTGGATGCGCTAAATCAGACGCGTAAAGAAATCGAGCAGGGGATGCAGGTTGAAGCACTGACCTTGTGCGAGAAGCTGGAGCGCAGTCGCGACACCTTACCCGGTGGCCTGGCGATGTATCATCCGGAATGGCACCAGGGGGTGGTCGGCATTCTGGCATCGCGCATCAAAGAGCGCTTTCACCGTCCGGTGATCGCCTTTGCTCCGGCAGGCGAGGGCATACTCAAAGGCTCTGGTCGTTCTGTTCAGGGGCTTCATATGCGTGATGCGTTGGAGCGGTTGGATACGCTGCATCCGGGGCTGATGATTAAATTCGGCGGCCATGCAATGGCGGCAGGTTTATCGCTTGAAGAAGCGAAGTTTGATCTGTTCCAGGCGCGTTTTGGCGAGCTGGTGACCGAATGGCTGGATCCGTCGATGTTGCAGGGTGAAGTGGTTTCCGACGGTCCGCTCACGCCTGCGGAGATGACCATGGAAGTGGCGCAGTTGCTGCGCGATGCCGGTCCGTGGGGACAGATGTTCCCTGAGCCGCTGTTCGATGGTCGTTTCCGGCTACTGCAGCAGCGCATCGTGGGCGAACGTCATTTAAAAGTCATGGTTGAACCGATCGGCGGCGGTCCGCTGCTCGACGGTATTGCGTTCAACGTCGACACCTCCGTCTGGCCGGACAACGGCGTGCGTGAAGTGGAACTGGCTTACAGGCTTGATATCAACGAATTTCGCGGCAATCGCTCCCTTCAGATCATCATCGACAATATCTGGCCAATATAG